The segment attttgaatttttcaaaacgtctataaattattagaaatttgaagatccccactctgaaaattttgtgatcaatagattttttttttgtcataataagttacaaatgatcataaaattgtattaatatgaacttttatttaatattataagaagatacacattattttaaaacgatatgagtaaaaatatcatttaataataaaacatatatatttatatatatatatatatagattatactatataccataatattacataaatattttaatattaaaactttcaatgaattttcaaaaacatttataaattataaacttattaaagatttcacattgaaaattttgttatcgatgatttaaatattcagttataaaatgatatgaatgatcatagaactgtatgattataaattctcatttaataaatgactatataaaatatactattcttagaaaaataggttggtccatcttgacttacattatattttttattaaactaactatcgaattgataaataatctaccaaaattgtttttccactttccttaattaaaagctacgaaattacctaatatgattaacgtatatatgaaaattaattattatgaataataaatatttgataacaattttggtatcttagttctttttttttaattttatattattgaaagatattaaaaaatcacattaaatatataataaaaacatttatattttttcttatatgttatatttgaatttttcaaaacgtctatatattattagaaatttgaatattcccactctgaaaattttgtgatcaatagattatttttttgttataataagttacaaatgatcataaaatataacgcatatgaatttttatttaataaatattcaaactaaataatatatatatatataaacactaatgatttaaagcaacaagattggctgatcaatttagtcgtccagttgaaatctttcaaaagtatgtgaaagactaaagtcaaagtaaatatggatttagaatagtagttatattttactaaccaaataccgaaaaaaactgaaccgaaccgaaaccaacccgatattcgggttgaacacccgtaatccaaatgaagccaaactattgttttattctctaaaatataataaaaataataacttaattccgCGCAAGGAgtgggtcttatcctagttaagagtaaaaataatcaaaaaaaaagaatttgacATCGACCAAGAATAATCAAATTTTCTATGCATTTTAAGCTCAAAGTATATCTTCTCCAAGTGTTTCTTTGTGTAACAATATTAATAAAGTTTAGTTTGATTCCAACGATGTTCTAATGAAGTTTAGTTTTGGTTAAACTTAGAACCGGGTACGGTTGACTGGAAGGAATCAAGCCGAAAAaactagtatttttttttgcacgATTCAGTTCGGCTAAGTGATTATCCTCGATATTAATCCTATGCTGCATCAAAGCCTCTTTGGAATCTCTTAAAGATGAACACATCACAACGAAAATCTATAGGGTAACGTAAATGTAGCCATTCCAAGCTCCCAAACTAGCTCTTACAGAGGTATGCGTTGCAACAACTCAAATAAAAATCTGAAAGATAAAACGACGAAGacccaaaatatataaaaaaaggtTTTGGGGGAGATGATGgatgaagagaaagaagatgacCACCAATACCGTATCGATGCAGCTTTTCTATCCACAAGTTTCAGGGATCCTATCATAAAGTATAAAATTATAAGTATTCCAAAAATATCATCATTACTGAAACATATTCAAAGATGATGAATCATCAGTACACGAACCTGCTGCTGCTACTGGCCAATACTTCCCAAGAGCCGTTCTACAGCAGCGTTAACGTTTCCATTGGTTGCAAGCAAAGCCCTTATGTTCTCTGCgctgtcatatatatatatatatagattatactatataccataatattacataaatattttaatattaaaactttcaatgaattttcaaaaacatttataaattataaacttattaaagatttcacattgaaaattttgttatcgatgatttaaatattcagttataaaatgatatgaatgatcatagaactgtatgattataaattctcatttaataaatgactatataaaatatactattcttagaaaaataggttggtccatcttgacttacattatattttttattaaactaactatcgaattgataaataatctaccaaaattgtttttccactttccttaattaaaagctaccaaattacctaatatgattaacgtatatatgaaaattaattattatgaataataaatatttgataacaattttggtatcttagttctttttttttaaattttatattattgaaagatattaaaaaatcacattaaatatataataaaaacatttatattttttcttatatgttatatttgaatttttcaaaacgtctatatattattagaaatttgaatattcccactctgaaaattttgtgatcaatagattatttttttgttataataagttacaaatgatcataaaatataacgcatatgaatttttatttaataaatattcaaactaaataatatatatatatataaacactaatgatttaaagcaacaagattggctgatcaatttagtcgtccagttgaaatctttcaaaagtatgtgaaagactaaagtcaaagtaaatatggatttagaatagtagttatattttactaaccaaataccgaaaaaaactgaaccgaaccgaaaccaacccgatatccgggttgaacacccgtaatctaaatgaagccaaactattgttttattctctaaaatataataaaaataataacttaattccgCGCAAGgagcgggtcttatcctagttaagagtaaaaataatcaaaaaaaaagaatttgacATCGACCAAGAATAATCAAATTTTCTATGCATTTTAAGCTCAAAGTATATCTTCTCCAAGTGTTTCTTTGTGTAACAATATTAATAAAGTTTAGTTTGATTCCAACGATGTTCTAATGAAGTTTAGTTTTGGTTAAACTTAGAACCGGGTACGGTTGACTGGAAGGAATCAAGCCGAAAAaactagtatttttttttgcacgATTCAGTTCGGCTAAGTGATTATCCTCGATATTAATCCTATGCTGCATCAAAGCCTCTTTGGAATCTCTTAAAGATGAACACATCACAACGAAAATCTATAGGGTAACGTAAATGTAGCCATTCCAAGCTCCCAAACTAGCTCTTACAGAGGTATGCGTTGCAACAACTCAAATAAAAATCTGAAAGATAAAACGACGAAGacccaaaatatataaaaaaaggtTTTGGGGGGAGATGATGgatgaagagaaagaagatgacCACCAATACCGTATCGATGCAGCTTTTCTATCCACAAGTTTCAGGGATCCTATCATAAAGTATAAAATTATAAGTATTCCAAAAATATCATCATTACTGAAACATATTCAAAGATGATGAATCATCAGTACACGAACCTGCTGCTGCTACTGGCCAATACTTCCCAAGAGCCGTTCTACAGCAGCGTTAACGTTTCCATTGGTTGCAAGCAAAGCCCTTATGTTCTCTGCGCTGTCATAGAATCCCATTTCTTGTAGCTGCTGCAACTGAGTCGCAAAGCGTTCCTCAGGAGGAACTGGAATCAAACAAGAAACTTGTTTCAGTGGAGTGGAACCATCTCGTAAAATTGcataagaataagaagaagagggTATAACAATCTAACCACTGGATTGGTTTGTGCCACTAAGGCCACCAGCACCAAGACTGCCAAACAGATTCATCAATAAATCCATCCCTCCGTTATTTCCTGCTCCTATAAACATTGCGATCGTAATGATTTACTCAATAAGTTCATtgtgaattatatatatatatatatataaggaagCAAAGAGTACAAAAAGGCGACTATAAGAAAAGCAACTAAAGCCTTTAATGTAATTcagatatatatgataattttacgagtgttgaaaaaaaaaaaaaatttatacgaGTACCTGCGGCAGCAGCACCAGTTTGCCCTGGTTCCCTACAGAGAAGATGGATTAGATTAGGAACATGAATAGGGATTGATGGAAATAAATAGAAAAGGAGAGATAACAACACCCTGCTAGCTTAACAATTAAAATGCTTCACCGCCCTTAAGAAAAGTTATCTACGATACGATAAGCTCAGTAAAAGATACAAGAGTTGCTGCATTACTCATCATGATTGAATCCATATATTGCTTAAGATAAAGATCATTCACCACCAATATAATTATTCGTTTAGCTAGTTAGACCATTGTCTAAACACAACATAGCACAAAAATACAAGTAAGATATATAAAGGATATCCACACTTACTGGCTGGTCGTATTTCTATTCTGGGAGGAAAGTAATTGCTGTAGAGACATCATTTGCTAAAGAACAAAAAGATACAATCCATGGCATTAGGTTAAAGAAACTTCGCATTTGGTTATAGCTAGAGATACAGAGAGATGTTTCTTTGGAGAGAGACCAAATGTTCAAAATTCACATGCATAACGAAAACACTGGAGGCCCAACTAACCTGCATCATCTCCGGGGAGCTAAATTGACGAAGGAGATCTGGGTTCTGCATCATTTCCCTCAACTGAGGATGCGAATCAAGCATACTTCGGAGCTGTGGGTTGAGATTGATAAGCTGGAAACCAAGAGGAAACATTAAAGACATGTTCACAATAGCAACACCGTCTTAAGCACAGGTTTAGCCTAGGTGTTACCTGGTTCACGTATTGTGGATTGGAAAGCATGCTTTGCATCATCTGGGACATGGCTGGATTTTGCAACATCTGGTTCAACTGAGAAGCATCTGGAGTGGCACCAAGAGGTGAATCCGCTCCAAGCATACCCAGTCCACCAAGGCCTCCAAGCCCACCAAGTCCTCCTAGACCACCAAGACCACCAAGTCCAGGGCTTCTCGCATCCCCACCAGGATTTGTCCTTCCTGGGGCGTTTGTCTGTCCTGTAAAGTATCCCACAATATTTAACTTAGAAACAGCCCAAGAAACTTACTTATAACAACTAATAGTGAGAACTATATGAACTAACTCAACAGTTTATGATACACATTACACAATATCGCTCATGAACCAGTGTGGTAAACATAAACGTCCATTTCTTATAACCAAGTCACTCTTACTGTTATCAAAAGACGAGTAATCACACAGGACAATGAGAACACAGTTTCTTACCAGCAGTAGCACCCCAAGGATTAGGAAGTGGGTTTGCATTCGGAATACCATTTCCTGTCCCCGTTTCAGCATTAGTAGAACCATCGCTACCTTGTGTAGTAGTAGTAACCCCCTGGTTTCCAAGGAGAGCAGCAAAAGGATTAGAAGCCGCATTGCTCCCAGCGTTCCCGGACATAGTAGTAGCATTCATGAGCGGCTCCTGAACATTCTCATACATACGCCTAAGATGGTTAAACCCCTCAGGCATAGACTCAATATTACTCATGGCCCTATCGGTATTCCGCATCATCTCACGC is part of the Brassica rapa cultivar Chiifu-401-42 chromosome A09, CAAS_Brap_v3.01, whole genome shotgun sequence genome and harbors:
- the LOC103837794 gene encoding ubiquitin domain-containing protein DSK2b isoform X4, giving the protein MGGEGDSSKPLTADDGGEGEGRALVAVNVRCSNGSKFNVSTSLDSTVEAFKELVAQNSDVPANQQRLIYKGRILKDDQTLLSYGLQADHTVHMVRGFAPSSAPPPSAPVNQTTDNTSNLGESLFGFNPLGGGSLFGAPPDLEQAQQQLAQNPNMVRDMMNSPAIQNLMNNPEFMRSIIMSNPQMRDLVDRNPELGHVLNDPSILRQTLEAARNPELMREMMRNTDRAMSNIESMPEGFNHLRRMYENVQEPLMNATTMSGNAGSNAASNPFAALLGNQGVTTTTQGSDGSTNAETGTGNGIPNANPLPNPWGATAGQTNAPGRTNPGGDARSPGLGGLGGLGGLGGLGGLGGLGMLGADSPLGATPDASQLNQMLQNPAMSQMMQSMLSNPQYVNQLINLNPQLRSMLDSHPQLREMMQNPDLLRQFSSPEMMQQMMSLQQLLSSQNRNTTSQEPGQTGAAAAGNNGGMDLLMNLFGSLGAGGLSGTNQSSVPPEERFATQLQQLQEMGFYDSAENIRALLATNGNVNAAVERLLGSIGQ
- the LOC103837794 gene encoding ubiquitin domain-containing protein DSK2b isoform X3, whose product is MGGEGDSSKPLTADDGGEGEGRALVAVNVRCSNGSKFNVSTSLDSTVEAFKELVAQNSDVPANQQRLIYKGRILKDDQTLLSYGLQADHTVHMVRGFAPSSAPPPSAPVNQTTDNTSNLGESLFGFNPLGGGSLFGAPPDLEQAQQQLAQNPNMVRDMMNSPAIQNLMNNPEFMRSIIMSNPQMRDLVDRNPELGHVLNDPSILRQTLEAARNPELMREMMRNTDRAMSNIESMPEGFNHLRRMYENVQEPLMNATTMSGNAGSNAASNPFAALLGNQGVTTTTQGSDGSTNAETGTGNGIPNANPLPNPWGATAGQTNAPGRTNPGGDARSPGLGGLGGLGGLGGLGGLGGLGMLGADSPLGATPDASQLNQMLQNPAMSQMMQSMLSNPQYVNQLINLNPQLRSMLDSHPQLREMMQNPDLLRQFSSPEMMQQMMSLQQLLSSQNRNTTSQEPGQTGAAAAGAGNNGGMDLLMNLFGSLGAGGLSGTNQSSVPPEERFATQLQQLQEMGFYDSAENIRALLATNGNVNAAVERLLGSIGQ
- the LOC103837794 gene encoding ubiquitin domain-containing protein DSK2b isoform X1 — encoded protein: MGGEGDSSKPLTADDGGEGEGRALVAVNVRCSNGSKFNVSTSLDSTVEAFKELVAQNSDVPANQQRLIYKGRILKDDQTLLSYGLQADHTVHMVRGFAPSSAPPPSAPVNQTTDNTSNLGESLFGFNPLGGGSLFGAPPDLEQAQQQLAQNPNMVRDMMNSPAIQNLMNNPEFMRSIIMSNPQMRDLVDRNPELGHVLNDPSILRQTLEAARNPELMREMMRNTDRAMSNIESMPEGFNHLRRMYENVQEPLMNATTMSGNAGSNAASNPFAALLGNQGVTTTTQGSDGSTNAETGTGNGIPNANPLPNPWGATAGQTNAPGRTNPGGDARSPGLGGLGGLGGLGGLGGLGGLGMLGADSPLGATPDASQLNQMLQNPAMSQMMQSMLSNPQYVNQLINLNPQLRSMLDSHPQLREMMQNPDLLRQFSSPEMMQQMMSLQQLLSSQNRNTTSQEPGQTGAAAAGAGNNGGMDLLMNLFGSLGAGGLSGTNQSSVPPEERFATQLQQLQEMGFYDSAENIRALLATNGNVNAAVERLLGSIGQ
- the LOC103837794 gene encoding ubiquitin domain-containing protein DSK2b isoform X2, whose amino-acid sequence is MGGEGDSSKPLTADDGGEGEGRALVAVNVRCSNGSKFNVSTSLDSTVEAFKELVAQNSDVPANQQRLIYKGRILKDDQTLLSYGLQADHTVHMVRGFAPSSAPPPSAPVNQTTDNTSNLGESLFGFNPLGGGSLFGAPPDLEQAQQQLAQNPNMVRDMMNSPAIQNLMNNPEFMRSIIMSNPQMRDLVDRNPELGHVLNDPSILRQTLEAARNPELMREMMRNTDRAMSNIESMPEGFNHLRRMYENVQEPLMNATTMSGNAGSNAASNPFAALLGNQGVTTTTQGSDGSTNAETGTGNGIPNANPLPNPWGATAGQTNAPGRTNPGGDARSPGLGGLGGLGGLGGLGGLGGLGMLGADSPLGATPDASQLNQMLQNPAMSQMMQSMLSNPQYVNQLINLNPQLRSMLDSHPQLREMMQNPDLLRQFSSPEMMQQMMSLQQLLSSQNRNTTSQEPGQTGAAAAGAGNNGGMDLLMNLFGSLGAGGLSGTNQSSVPPEERFATQLQQLQEMGFYDSAENIRALLATNGNVNAAVERLLGSIGQ